The following coding sequences lie in one Eubacterium ventriosum genomic window:
- the purE gene encoding 5-(carboxyamino)imidazole ribonucleotide mutase yields MAKVAIVMGSDSDMPVMSKAADFLDQMGIDYEMTIISAHREPDIFFEWAKGAEERGVKVIIAGAGKAAHLPGMCAALFPMPVIGIPMKTSDLGGVDSLYSIVQMPSGIPVATVAINGGQNAGILAAKILATSDAELLAKLKDFSKEMKDSVVEKDARLKEVGYKNY; encoded by the coding sequence ATGGCAAAAGTAGCAATTGTAATGGGCAGCGATTCAGATATGCCTGTAATGAGCAAAGCAGCAGATTTTCTTGATCAGATGGGAATCGATTATGAGATGACCATAATTTCAGCACACAGAGAGCCTGATATTTTCTTTGAATGGGCTAAAGGAGCTGAAGAAAGAGGAGTTAAAGTTATTATTGCAGGAGCAGGAAAGGCAGCACACCTTCCGGGTATGTGCGCAGCATTATTCCCAATGCCTGTTATTGGAATACCAATGAAGACTTCAGATTTAGGTGGAGTAGATTCACTTTACTCAATCGTTCAGATGCCTTCAGGAATCCCGGTTGCAACTGTAGCTATTAATGGCGGTCAGAATGCAGGTATCCTTGCAGCAAAGATTCTTGCTACATCAGATGCTGAATTACTTGCAAAACTTAAAGATTTTAGCAAGGAAATGAAAGATTCAGTAGTTGAAAAAGATGCAAGACTTAAAGAAGTAGGTTACAAGAACTACTAA
- the purM gene encoding phosphoribosylformylglycinamidine cyclo-ligase → MDYKKAGVDIEAGYRSVELMKKHVKETMRPEVLGGLGGFAGAFSLDSIKKMEEPVLLSGTDGCGTKVQLAYIMDKHDTIGIDCVAMCVNDIACSGGEPLFFLDYIACGKNYPEKIATIVSGVAEGCKQSGAALVGGETAEHPGLMPVDEYDLAGFAVGVVDKKDLITGENIKPGDKLIGIASSGVHSNGFSLVRKVFEMTEESLNTYYDELGKTLGEALLAPTRIYVKALKKVKEAGVTIKGCSHITGGGFYENIPRMLPDGVKAVVKKDSYEVPAIFKLLAKTGDIEEEMMYNTYNMGIGMVLAIDPADVDKTMEALKAAGETCYELGQVEAGEKCAELV, encoded by the coding sequence ATGGATTACAAGAAGGCAGGCGTTGATATTGAAGCAGGTTACAGATCAGTAGAGCTTATGAAGAAGCATGTTAAGGAAACAATGAGACCGGAAGTTTTAGGTGGTCTTGGCGGTTTCGCAGGTGCTTTTAGCTTAGATTCAATTAAGAAGATGGAAGAACCTGTATTATTATCAGGAACAGACGGATGTGGTACAAAAGTACAGTTAGCATATATTATGGATAAGCATGACACAATCGGTATTGACTGTGTTGCCATGTGTGTAAATGACATTGCATGTTCAGGTGGAGAACCTCTTTTCTTCCTTGACTATATTGCATGTGGAAAGAACTATCCTGAAAAGATTGCAACAATCGTTAGTGGTGTAGCTGAAGGATGTAAGCAGTCAGGAGCTGCATTAGTTGGTGGTGAAACAGCAGAACATCCGGGACTTATGCCTGTTGACGAATATGATCTTGCCGGATTTGCAGTAGGCGTTGTAGACAAGAAAGACCTTATTACAGGTGAAAACATTAAGCCTGGCGATAAGTTAATCGGTATTGCATCTTCAGGTGTTCATAGCAACGGATTTTCTTTAGTAAGAAAAGTATTCGAAATGACAGAAGAATCTCTTAATACATATTATGATGAGTTAGGAAAGACTTTAGGTGAAGCGTTACTTGCACCTACAAGAATTTATGTTAAGGCGTTAAAGAAAGTAAAAGAAGCAGGAGTAACAATCAAGGGATGCAGCCACATTACAGGTGGTGGTTTCTACGAAAACATTCCAAGAATGCTTCCTGACGGAGTAAAGGCAGTAGTTAAGAAAGACAGCTACGAAGTACCTGCAATCTTCAAACTTCTTGCAAAGACAGGAGATATTGAAGAAGAAATGATGTACAATACTTACAACATGGGTATCGGTATGGTATTGGCAATTGATCCTGCAGACGTAGACAAGACAATGGAAGCTTTAAAGGCAGCAGGAGAAACATGCTACGAATTAGGACAGGTAGAAGCCGGAGAAAAGTGTGCAGAATTAGTATAG
- the purD gene encoding phosphoribosylamine--glycine ligase, translating into MKVLIVGSGGREHAIATAVAKSPKVDKIYCAPGNAGIGQVAECVNIGAMEFDKLVDFAKEKEIDLTVIGMDDPLVGGIVDKFEESGLRVFGPRKNAAILEGSKAFSKDLMKKYNIPTAGYENFDSPEEAMKYLETSKYPIVLKADGLALGKGVLICNTKEEAMDGVKELMLDKKFGNAGNTIVIEEFMTGREVSVLSFVDGKTIKIMTSAQDHKRAKDGDQGLNTGGMGTFSPSPFYTEEVDEFCKKYVYQATVDAMAAEGREFKGVIFFGLMLTEDGPKVLEYNARFGDPEAQVVLPRMKNDIIDVFEACVDGTLDQIDLQFEDNAAVCVVLASDGYPVSYEKGFEIKGLENFENKEGYYVFHAGTKAEGDKIVTNGGRVLGVTAKGKDLKEARANAYEATKLIQFENKYMRNDIGKAIDEA; encoded by the coding sequence ATGAAAGTACTTATTGTTGGAAGTGGCGGAAGAGAACATGCAATTGCAACAGCAGTGGCAAAAAGCCCTAAGGTTGATAAAATCTATTGTGCACCGGGAAATGCAGGAATCGGTCAGGTTGCTGAATGTGTAAACATTGGAGCAATGGAATTTGATAAATTAGTTGATTTTGCAAAGGAAAAAGAAATCGACTTAACAGTTATAGGTATGGATGATCCATTGGTAGGCGGTATTGTTGATAAGTTTGAAGAATCAGGACTTAGGGTATTCGGACCAAGAAAGAATGCAGCCATTCTTGAAGGTTCAAAAGCTTTCTCAAAAGACTTAATGAAGAAATATAATATTCCTACAGCAGGATACGAGAACTTTGATTCACCTGAAGAAGCAATGAAGTATCTTGAAACATCTAAATATCCTATTGTATTAAAAGCAGACGGACTTGCTCTTGGAAAAGGTGTTTTGATTTGCAATACTAAGGAAGAAGCAATGGATGGCGTTAAGGAATTAATGCTTGATAAGAAGTTTGGTAATGCAGGAAATACTATTGTAATAGAAGAATTTATGACAGGTCGTGAAGTTTCAGTACTTTCATTTGTTGATGGAAAAACTATAAAGATTATGACATCAGCACAGGATCACAAAAGAGCAAAAGATGGTGATCAGGGTCTTAATACAGGAGGAATGGGAACATTTTCACCTAGTCCTTTTTATACAGAAGAAGTTGATGAATTTTGCAAGAAGTATGTTTACCAGGCAACAGTTGATGCCATGGCAGCAGAAGGAAGAGAGTTTAAGGGAGTTATTTTCTTTGGCTTAATGTTAACAGAAGACGGACCAAAGGTTCTTGAATACAATGCAAGATTCGGTGATCCTGAAGCTCAGGTAGTTCTTCCAAGAATGAAGAATGATATTATTGATGTTTTTGAAGCATGTGTTGACGGAACCTTAGATCAGATAGATTTACAGTTTGAAGACAATGCAGCAGTATGTGTTGTATTGGCAAGTGACGGATATCCTGTTTCATATGAAAAAGGCTTTGAAATCAAAGGCCTTGAAAACTTTGAAAACAAAGAAGGATATTATGTTTTCCACGCAGGCACAAAGGCTGAAGGTGACAAGATTGTTACTAACGGTGGACGTGTACTTGGGGTAACTGCAAAAGGAAAAGATTTAAAGGAAGCCAGAGCAAATGCCTATGAAGCTACAAAATTAATTCAGTTCGAAAATAAATATATGAGAAATGATATTGGCAAGGCTATTGATGAGGCATAG
- the purN gene encoding phosphoribosylglycinamide formyltransferase has product MLKVGVMVSGGGTNLQAIIDGVHSGVITNAKLEVVISNKKDAYALTRAKENGIKAESVCIKDYATRDEFNKALIGTIDSYNLDLIVLAGFLVVLPEELINKYRNRIINIHPSLIPSFCGNGFYGLHVHEKALERGVKITGATVHFVDEGTDTGPIIYQKAVEVLEGDTPEILQKRVMEQAEWKILPQAINDIANGKIAIGE; this is encoded by the coding sequence ATGTTAAAGGTAGGAGTAATGGTTTCAGGTGGTGGAACTAATTTACAGGCTATTATAGACGGTGTACATAGTGGAGTAATTACAAATGCTAAGTTAGAAGTTGTAATTAGCAATAAGAAAGACGCATATGCTTTAACCAGAGCAAAAGAAAACGGAATTAAGGCAGAAAGCGTATGTATTAAGGATTATGCTACAAGAGATGAATTTAATAAGGCATTAATCGGAACAATAGATTCATACAATCTTGACCTGATTGTACTTGCAGGTTTTCTTGTGGTTTTACCGGAAGAATTAATTAATAAATATAGAAACAGAATTATAAATATACATCCATCATTAATCCCATCTTTCTGCGGAAACGGATTTTATGGATTACACGTTCACGAAAAAGCATTGGAGCGTGGAGTTAAAATTACAGGAGCTACAGTTCATTTCGTAGATGAAGGAACAGATACAGGTCCTATTATATACCAGAAGGCTGTTGAGGTATTAGAAGGTGATACACCTGAAATTCTTCAGAAGAGAGTTATGGAGCAGGCAGAGTGGAAGATTTTACCACAGGCAATTAACGATATTGCCAATGGCAAAATAGCAATTGGAGAATAA
- a CDS encoding aminopeptidase, protein MEHLDIIFERYEIATSRIREIINEDTVSEPFKSFFCKASKFICKIDDLNSIIKSGEINDFSLDRLKELNKSLFEEIYSENYEESFANPEYAVKTLGEEYGKILCYIYTKNRGMIRNVYMGRLEEVVLQMELFTQIYNYFEDVEQLEYDNVYETVYSYEKDNTEIFTDLMIEDRINPDNKFAVDIVMNSDLNDLRYLYKYGEHVGFNELKMAEFLNSLSQEEIDRLAKVYTEGYRIGFINTGKDISKKGTVDIRYSLGFERIIRSAIFNFKKMGLEPVIYQVGYTTTSPNRQYAYDHRYDDALYLDKAYIKRKLEVSRHAYESRKQLAGKMAGPAVIEIFGETPFEPENKKQAYALSEEQQKLKSEYITEYQTMVQEYIKGDERSFTIIAFPIPEFGDDFEQMFKETVKINTLDSEIYGKVQQNIIDALDQAEYVKVLGKGDNKTNMKVQMHDLKNPLKETNFENCLADVNIPLGEVFTSPKLKGTEGVLHVSQVYLNDLKYNDLQITFEDGKIKDYTCKNFDTEEENKKFIKQNVMFNHETLPIGEFAIGTNTTAYMVAKKYHVVYKLPILIVEKMGPHFAVGDTCYSFEEDIKTYNPDGKEIVARENEVSALRKTDIKKAYFGCHTDITMPYDELGEITAVRKDGSEITIIKDGRFVLEGTELLNEPLEEI, encoded by the coding sequence GTGGAGCATTTGGATATTATTTTTGAAAGATATGAGATTGCAACCTCACGAATAAGAGAAATAATAAATGAAGATACAGTGTCAGAGCCTTTTAAGAGCTTTTTCTGTAAGGCATCTAAGTTTATTTGTAAAATAGATGATTTAAACAGCATCATAAAATCAGGAGAGATAAATGATTTCTCATTAGACCGGTTGAAAGAACTTAATAAAAGTTTATTTGAAGAAATTTATAGTGAAAACTATGAAGAAAGTTTCGCCAATCCTGAGTATGCAGTGAAAACTTTAGGAGAAGAATACGGAAAGATACTTTGCTATATTTACACAAAAAATCGTGGAATGATTAGAAATGTATATATGGGGAGATTAGAAGAAGTAGTTCTTCAAATGGAATTGTTTACACAGATTTATAATTATTTTGAAGATGTGGAACAATTAGAATATGACAATGTTTATGAAACGGTTTATTCATATGAAAAAGATAACACAGAGATTTTTACAGACCTTATGATTGAGGACAGAATTAATCCCGACAATAAGTTTGCTGTTGATATTGTTATGAACAGCGATTTAAATGACTTAAGATATCTTTACAAATATGGTGAGCACGTAGGGTTTAATGAACTTAAGATGGCAGAGTTTCTTAACAGTTTAAGTCAGGAAGAAATAGACAGACTTGCAAAGGTTTATACAGAAGGCTACAGAATTGGTTTTATAAACACAGGAAAAGATATTTCTAAGAAAGGCACTGTTGATATTAGATATTCATTGGGCTTTGAAAGAATTATCAGATCTGCAATATTTAATTTTAAGAAAATGGGACTTGAACCTGTAATTTATCAGGTAGGTTATACAACAACAAGTCCTAACAGGCAGTATGCTTACGATCACAGATACGATGATGCATTGTATTTGGACAAGGCATATATTAAGAGAAAATTAGAAGTTTCAAGACATGCTTATGAAAGCAGAAAACAGTTGGCAGGAAAGATGGCAGGCCCTGCAGTAATTGAGATTTTCGGAGAGACACCTTTTGAACCGGAAAATAAGAAACAGGCATATGCACTTTCAGAAGAACAGCAGAAACTTAAGTCAGAATATATTACTGAATACCAGACAATGGTTCAAGAGTATATTAAGGGAGACGAAAGAAGTTTTACAATTATTGCTTTTCCAATACCTGAGTTTGGGGACGACTTTGAACAGATGTTTAAGGAAACTGTAAAGATTAACACTCTTGATTCTGAAATATACGGAAAGGTTCAGCAGAACATAATTGATGCACTGGACCAGGCAGAATATGTAAAGGTTCTTGGAAAAGGCGACAACAAAACTAACATGAAAGTTCAGATGCATGACCTTAAGAATCCTTTAAAGGAAACTAATTTTGAAAACTGTCTTGCAGATGTAAACATTCCTTTGGGAGAAGTTTTTACTTCACCTAAGTTAAAGGGAACAGAGGGAGTCCTTCACGTAAGTCAGGTATATTTAAATGACTTAAAGTATAATGATTTGCAGATTACATTTGAAGATGGAAAAATAAAAGATTACACTTGTAAGAATTTTGACACTGAGGAAGAGAATAAGAAATTTATTAAGCAGAATGTAATGTTTAACCATGAAACACTTCCTATTGGAGAGTTTGCCATAGGTACTAACACAACAGCTTATATGGTTGCAAAGAAGTACCATGTGGTTTACAAACTTCCTATTCTTATTGTTGAAAAAATGGGACCACATTTTGCAGTGGGTGATACCTGCTATAGCTTTGAGGAGGATATTAAAACATATAATCCTGACGGCAAGGAAATAGTGGCAAGAGAGAATGAAGTGTCAGCTCTTAGAAAGACAGACATAAAGAAAGCATATTTTGGTTGCCATACCGACATTACAATGCCTTATGATGAACTTGGTGAAATAACGGCAGTAAGAAAAGATGGCAGCGAAATTACTATAATAAAAGACGGACGTTTCGTATTGGAAGGAACAGAACTTCTAAATGAACCGTTGGAAGAAATCTAA
- a CDS encoding ATP-dependent Clp protease ATP-binding subunit — protein sequence MERGNFTRQAIEAMEYAKEVAISFGMNYIGTEHLLAGISKVSEGVAANILYNYNLVYADIMKAISEDMGIEGRVRTRSRSRNLETTARAKAILERAYVEASKQGLPQIGTEHILLAIVADPDCEAHCILTSFRVNIKKICADILKLTNRDPREIRQYIQTEKRQRDDNVSATPTLDQFGRDLTKAAKAGQLDPVVGRDVEIRRIIQILSRRTKNNPCLIGEPGVGKTAIVEAIAQKIVQGLVPETMEGKRLISLDLSGTVAGSKYRGEFEERLKRIMDEVENSGNIILFIDEIHTIIGAGGAEGSMDASNILKPSLTKGRLQVIGATTIAEYRKYFEKDAALERRFQPVTVEEPTEAQTIEILHGLKSAYEEFHKVNISDEAVEAAVKLSTRYINDRNLPDKAIDLIDEACSKVRIKEKPKPKSVTNKELDVAELNLELEMCVRHGDFKGAAVRKKDLDKAQTALDKAIAKWQGTEKEYRPVIDENTIEEIVSMWTGIPVTKMGKNEQQRLLKLESILHKRVVGQTEAVTAVAKAVRRGRVGLKSANRPIGSFLFLGPTGVGKTELSKTLAEAVFGSEDAMIRVDMSEYMEKHSVSKLIGSPPGYVGYEEGGQLSDKVRRNPYSVVLFDEIEKAHPDVFNILLQVLDDGQITDSKGRKVSFKNTIIIMTSNAGANRIIDPKHLGFSRDITEKQDYEKMKASVMEEVKLMFKPEFINRIDEIIVFHALTEKEVKSIVNIMLRNLAKQVKEQMNIELKYTETLKSALAKESYDKKYGARPLRRMIQNKIEDNLAEEILAEKVKQGDKVTVSYKNKSVTFSVAE from the coding sequence ATGGAAAGAGGTAATTTTACCAGACAGGCTATTGAAGCTATGGAATATGCTAAAGAAGTGGCTATAAGTTTTGGTATGAATTATATCGGCACGGAACATTTATTGGCAGGCATTTCCAAAGTATCAGAAGGTGTGGCAGCAAATATTTTGTATAACTATAATCTTGTTTATGCAGATATAATGAAAGCCATTAGTGAGGACATGGGAATAGAAGGCAGAGTGCGTACAAGGTCCAGAAGCAGAAATCTGGAAACAACAGCAAGGGCCAAGGCAATATTGGAAAGAGCTTATGTAGAGGCGTCAAAACAGGGATTGCCTCAGATTGGAACAGAGCATATTCTTCTTGCCATAGTTGCAGATCCTGATTGTGAGGCACATTGTATTCTTACAAGTTTTCGGGTAAATATTAAAAAGATTTGTGCAGATATTTTAAAACTTACAAATAGAGATCCAAGAGAGATAAGACAGTACATCCAGACAGAAAAGCGTCAAAGAGATGACAACGTTTCTGCAACACCAACATTAGACCAGTTCGGAAGAGATTTGACTAAGGCAGCAAAGGCAGGTCAGCTTGACCCTGTAGTTGGAAGAGATGTTGAAATAAGAAGAATTATTCAGATTTTAAGCAGAAGAACAAAGAATAATCCTTGTCTTATAGGAGAGCCGGGTGTTGGTAAGACAGCAATAGTTGAGGCAATAGCCCAGAAGATTGTACAAGGACTTGTTCCTGAAACAATGGAAGGAAAAAGATTAATAAGTCTTGATCTTTCAGGTACTGTTGCAGGCTCAAAATATAGGGGCGAGTTTGAGGAAAGATTAAAAAGAATAATGGATGAAGTTGAAAATTCAGGAAACATTATTCTTTTTATTGATGAAATTCATACAATTATCGGTGCCGGTGGCGCAGAAGGTTCAATGGATGCCTCAAATATTTTGAAACCATCATTAACAAAAGGACGTCTCCAGGTTATAGGGGCAACAACAATTGCAGAATACAGAAAGTATTTTGAAAAAGATGCAGCCCTTGAGAGAAGATTTCAGCCGGTTACTGTTGAGGAGCCTACAGAAGCCCAGACTATTGAGATTTTGCATGGATTAAAAAGTGCTTATGAAGAATTTCACAAGGTTAATATTTCAGATGAAGCAGTGGAAGCTGCAGTAAAACTTTCAACAAGATATATTAATGACAGAAATCTTCCGGACAAGGCAATTGACTTAATAGATGAGGCATGTTCAAAAGTAAGAATTAAGGAAAAACCAAAGCCAAAGTCAGTAACAAATAAAGAACTTGATGTAGCTGAATTAAATCTTGAACTTGAAATGTGCGTAAGACACGGAGATTTCAAGGGAGCAGCAGTGCGCAAAAAGGATTTAGACAAAGCACAGACAGCTCTTGATAAGGCTATTGCAAAGTGGCAGGGAACAGAGAAAGAATACAGACCTGTTATTGATGAAAATACAATAGAAGAAATAGTATCAATGTGGACAGGAATCCCGGTAACAAAAATGGGAAAGAACGAACAGCAGAGATTATTAAAGTTAGAATCAATATTGCATAAGCGTGTTGTAGGCCAGACAGAAGCTGTAACTGCCGTGGCAAAGGCTGTACGAAGAGGAAGAGTGGGACTAAAAAGTGCCAATAGACCAATTGGTTCATTTCTGTTTTTGGGACCTACAGGTGTAGGAAAAACAGAACTTTCAAAAACATTGGCAGAAGCAGTTTTCGGTTCAGAAGATGCAATGATTCGTGTTGATATGTCAGAATATATGGAAAAACACAGTGTATCAAAACTTATTGGTTCACCTCCGGGATATGTTGGATATGAAGAAGGCGGACAGCTTAGTGATAAGGTTAGAAGAAATCCATATTCAGTAGTTCTTTTTGATGAAATCGAAAAAGCTCATCCTGATGTGTTTAACATATTGTTACAGGTTCTTGATGACGGCCAGATTACAGATTCAAAGGGTAGAAAAGTTAGCTTTAAAAATACAATTATTATTATGACATCAAATGCAGGAGCAAACAGAATAATAGACCCTAAACATTTAGGTTTTAGCAGAGACATAACAGAGAAGCAGGATTATGAAAAGATGAAAGCAAGTGTTATGGAAGAAGTTAAGTTAATGTTTAAACCTGAGTTTATTAATCGAATTGATGAAATTATAGTATTCCATGCTTTAACTGAAAAAGAAGTAAAGAGCATAGTTAACATTATGCTTAGAAATCTTGCAAAACAGGTTAAGGAACAGATGAATATTGAGCTTAAATATACTGAAACACTGAAGAGTGCCCTTGCAAAGGAAAGCTACGATAAGAAGTATGGTGCAAGACCTTTAAGAAGGATGATTCAGAACAAAATAGAAGACAATCTGGCAGAGGAAATACTTGCAGAAAAAGTTAAGCAGGGAGATAAAGTTACAGTGTCATATAAGAACAAATCCGTAACTTTTTCTGTGGCAGAATAG
- the pyrE gene encoding orotate phosphoribosyltransferase, translated as MEAYKKEFIDFMVESDVLKFGEFTLKSGRKSPFFMNAGAYVTGSQLKRLGEYYAKAIHDTYGDDFDVLFGPAYKGIPISVVTAIAYSELYGKEIRYCSDRKEEKDHGADKGSFLGSKLKDGDRVVMIEDVTTSGKSMEETVPKVRSAADVEIVGLMVSLNRMEVGKGGEKSALDEIQEEYGFKANAIVSMADVVEYLYNKECNGKVVIDDTIKTAIDEYYKQYGAK; from the coding sequence ATGGAAGCATATAAGAAGGAATTTATTGATTTTATGGTAGAAAGTGATGTTTTAAAGTTTGGAGAATTTACACTTAAAAGCGGACGTAAATCACCTTTCTTTATGAATGCCGGTGCATACGTAACAGGTTCACAGCTTAAGAGATTAGGCGAATATTATGCAAAGGCAATCCATGATACATATGGAGATGATTTTGATGTTTTATTTGGACCTGCATACAAGGGTATTCCAATCAGTGTTGTAACAGCTATTGCTTACAGTGAATTATATGGAAAAGAAATCCGTTACTGTTCAGACCGTAAGGAAGAAAAAGACCACGGCGCAGATAAGGGAAGCTTCCTTGGAAGCAAGTTAAAAGACGGCGACAGAGTTGTTATGATTGAAGATGTAACTACATCAGGAAAGTCCATGGAAGAAACTGTACCAAAGGTAAGAAGTGCAGCAGATGTTGAAATCGTAGGCTTAATGGTCTCACTAAACAGAATGGAAGTTGGAAAAGGCGGAGAAAAGAGCGCTCTTGATGAAATTCAGGAAGAATATGGATTTAAGGCTAACGCAATTGTTTCAATGGCAGATGTTGTTGAATATCTTTACAATAAGGAATGTAATGGAAAAGTTGTTATTGATGATACAATCAAGACAGCAATTGATGAATATTATAAACAGTATGGTGCTAAATAG
- a CDS encoding VanZ family protein: MRKSDKKMRMFGKILFILYLVVTLYAMFFSESLDRTMVSDEYRYNLVLFKEINRFWRMKHTYGWQITIMNLAGNVAFFMPFGFLLPSMSREKIVNNFVSVTLLTMVFSMLIETAQLVLKVGAFDVDDIFLNTVGGLLGYIVLKIMKLFMKNRNK; the protein is encoded by the coding sequence TTGAGAAAATCAGATAAAAAGATGCGTATGTTTGGAAAAATATTGTTCATCCTATATCTGGTGGTAACTTTATATGCCATGTTTTTTTCAGAAAGTTTAGACAGAACCATGGTTAGTGATGAATACAGATATAACCTGGTTCTGTTTAAAGAAATAAACAGATTTTGGCGAATGAAACATACATATGGGTGGCAGATTACAATAATGAATCTGGCAGGAAATGTAGCATTCTTTATGCCATTCGGCTTTTTGTTACCAAGTATGTCAAGGGAGAAAATCGTAAACAATTTTGTAAGTGTAACATTGCTTACAATGGTTTTCAGCATGCTTATTGAAACAGCCCAACTTGTTTTAAAAGTGGGAGCCTTTGACGTGGATGATATTTTTCTTAATACAGTTGGGGGACTGTTGGGGTATATTGTTTTAAAAATCATGAAATTATTCATGAAAAATAGAAATAAGTGA
- a CDS encoding cadherin-like beta sandwich domain-containing protein, with protein MKNLRKMVMLILTLAMLTTGVQVSVLADQTTDLQSMKVYAVNAAGKKTKAELNFSSTTYTYDITVMSDTESIEIVASPATSGSTWAIEKDGINTKMDFGKNYTAVVVTSSTGAKNKYEINTTKLTEAEQATYKARSSTDETTAKDSSSTSSKKSKKASKSDITVGKGEYKIVEDFKDDLIPEGFSRTKAEYDGKQYEVIKGDKKDITAFYLKKGSTKGFYIYDYETKKFSSLRNIKIASRMYTVVNPSEKASCLKKYTKKQITVIDQEVNAWVLNEEEGLYLLYAMNWNGDTNLYCYDDNEKCFQRYIAEDDVNTQIEAANKAYNNVKNKYNTLVSKYNMLLKIACGLVIVIIILIFVIINIKLNRKEKRLAKQKKYDDKNNGNGKDKKDAEDLTESNDVEESDEIEPMEEQVEEIEEPEDVSIPETVEEPEALDEVVEDFPEADDVEIPQVEEATDLNQDVVLDLDDIEDAAETTEDEIEKESEKAQLEAEEDMKETLKDMLPDDDEDDEDFEFIDLD; from the coding sequence ATGAAAAATTTAAGAAAGATGGTTATGCTGATTTTAACTTTGGCAATGCTTACAACAGGCGTTCAGGTAAGTGTTTTGGCTGACCAGACAACAGATTTACAGTCTATGAAAGTTTATGCTGTAAATGCAGCAGGAAAGAAGACAAAGGCAGAACTTAATTTTAGCTCAACAACTTATACATATGACATAACAGTTATGTCAGATACAGAATCTATTGAGATTGTTGCAAGTCCTGCAACTTCAGGTTCAACATGGGCTATAGAGAAAGATGGAATTAATACTAAAATGGATTTTGGTAAAAACTACACAGCAGTAGTTGTTACATCAAGTACAGGCGCAAAAAACAAATATGAAATTAATACTACAAAGCTTACAGAGGCTGAACAGGCAACATACAAAGCCAGAAGTTCAACAGATGAAACAACTGCTAAAGACAGCAGTTCAACAAGCAGTAAGAAATCAAAGAAGGCTTCTAAGTCAGACATTACAGTTGGCAAAGGTGAATACAAGATAGTAGAAGATTTTAAGGATGATCTTATTCCTGAAGGTTTTTCAAGAACAAAAGCTGAGTATGACGGTAAGCAGTATGAAGTAATCAAAGGTGACAAGAAAGACATTACAGCTTTCTATTTAAAGAAGGGAAGCACTAAAGGATTTTACATCTATGATTATGAAACAAAGAAGTTTTCTTCATTAAGAAATATTAAGATTGCCAGCAGAATGTATACGGTAGTTAATCCTTCTGAAAAGGCATCTTGCTTAAAGAAGTACACAAAGAAACAGATTACTGTAATTGATCAGGAAGTTAATGCCTGGGTTTTAAATGAAGAAGAGGGGTTATATCTTCTATATGCAATGAACTGGAATGGCGATACAAACCTTTATTGCTACGATGACAATGAAAAATGTTTCCAGAGATATATTGCAGAAGATGATGTAAATACTCAGATTGAAGCAGCAAATAAGGCATACAACAATGTAAAGAACAAATATAATACATTAGTATCAAAATACAATATGCTTCTTAAGATTGCATGCGGACTTGTAATTGTTATAATTATTCTTATTTTTGTTATTATAAATATTAAGCTTAACAGAAAAGAAAAAAGACTTGCCAAGCAGAAAAAATATGATGACAAAAACAATGGCAATGGAAAAGACAAGAAAGATGCAGAAGATTTAACAGAATCAAATGACGTGGAAGAATCAGATGAAATTGAACCTATGGAAGAACAGGTTGAAGAAATAGAAGAACCTGAAGATGTTTCAATTCCTGAAACTGTTGAAGAACCAGAAGCTTTAGATGAGGTTGTTGAAGATTTCCCTGAAGCAGATGATGTGGAAATTCCACAGGTTGAAGAAGCTACTGATTTGAATCAGGATGTTGTATTAGATTTAGATGACATAGAAGATGCGGCAGAAACAACTGAAGATGAAATAGAGAAAGAATCTGAAAAAGCTCAGTTAGAAGCGGAAGAAGATATGAAAGAAACATTAAAAGACATGCTTCCGGATGACGATGAGGATGATGAAGATTTTGAATTTATTGATTTAGATTAA